TGTCATTTTCATAAAAGATTTTCACATCCCCAGAACAATTAAAAAAACTATAAAAAAACACAACTACACTTTTAGTTTTAATAAAGATTTTATGGCTGTTATAAGTGGTTGTGCAACTGTTAAAAGAAAGGATAGTGATACTACCTGGATAACAGATGAAATGATAGAAGGTTATTATAAACTCTTTTTAATGGGACGGGCTTTTTCAATTGAAGTGTGGGAAGATTCAGAGATTGTAGGAGGTCTTTATGGGGTAAAAATTGAAAAATATATCTCAGCAGAATCAATGTTCCATAAAAGAGATAATGCTTCAGATGCAGCATTGATAAAATTAGTTCAGTTGTGTATAAATTCAAATATACCTATGATAGATTGTCAAATTACAAGTGACCACATTTTTAGGTACAATGCAATTGAGATTACAAGAAAGAAGTTTCT
This Deferribacterota bacterium DNA region includes the following protein-coding sequences:
- a CDS encoding leucyl/phenylalanyl-tRNA--protein transferase, coding for VIFIKDFHIPRTIKKTIKKHNYTFSFNKDFMAVISGCATVKRKDSDTTWITDEMIEGYYKLFLMGRAFSIEVWEDSEIVGGLYGVKIEKYISAESMFHKRDNASDAALIKLVQLCINSNIPMIDCQITSDHIFRYNAIEITRKKFLDYLQILLNNKYPSISKGLS